The proteins below come from a single Micromonospora citrea genomic window:
- a CDS encoding c-type cytochrome gives MANDHHRRRPQSRLRPVRWRPTPVTLRTRRRVGAGVRLVVALMLAGGTYAAFAPSVRADETPRFSGAAAEGEALFDLGCVTCHGNNAQGVQGRGPSLVGVGAASVEFQVGTGRMPLARQEAQAMRKPQLYTDEQVRQLAAYIQELGGGPVVPDSVGGAIPDADLVRGGELFRINCSQCHAFGGGGGALSSGKYAPSLYPATDRIIYAAMLSGPQNMPVFGDSALTPEQKADVIAYIQQVVQDDRDPGGFNLGRYGPSTEGLTVFLVGIVALVIASLWIAGKS, from the coding sequence ATGGCCAACGACCATCACCGTCGTCGCCCGCAGTCTCGCCTCCGCCCGGTTCGCTGGCGGCCTACACCGGTCACCCTTCGGACTCGTCGGCGTGTCGGCGCGGGCGTGCGACTCGTCGTCGCACTGATGCTGGCGGGCGGAACATACGCCGCCTTCGCACCCAGCGTCCGCGCGGACGAGACCCCACGGTTCAGCGGCGCCGCGGCCGAGGGCGAGGCCCTGTTCGACCTCGGCTGCGTCACCTGTCACGGCAACAACGCCCAGGGGGTGCAGGGTCGCGGCCCGAGTCTCGTCGGCGTCGGCGCGGCGTCGGTGGAGTTCCAGGTCGGCACCGGCCGAATGCCGCTGGCACGCCAGGAGGCGCAGGCCATGCGCAAGCCGCAGCTCTACACCGACGAACAGGTCCGCCAGTTGGCCGCCTACATTCAGGAACTCGGCGGCGGACCGGTCGTGCCGGACTCCGTCGGAGGCGCGATCCCCGACGCCGATCTGGTACGCGGCGGTGAACTGTTCCGAATCAACTGCTCGCAGTGCCATGCGTTCGGCGGCGGTGGGGGCGCGTTGTCCTCCGGAAAGTACGCCCCCAGCCTGTATCCCGCCACCGATCGGATCATCTACGCGGCCATGCTCAGCGGCCCGCAGAACATGCCGGTCTTCGGCGACAGCGCGCTCACCCCTGAGCAGAAGGCCGACGTCATCGCCTACATCCAGCAGGTCGTACAGGACGACCGCGACCCGGGCGGGTTCAATCTCGGCCGCTACGGCCCGTCCACCGAGGGCCTCACGGTCTTCCTGGTCGGCATCGTCGCATTGGTCATCGCCAGCTTGTGGATCGCAGGAAAGTCGTGA
- a CDS encoding ubiquinol-cytochrome c reductase iron-sulfur subunit: MSEHLTRQGRGPVEVTGRNLSRFEVVREGARRDDIEIVHYEPQVAPGSRAEQRLSRTVAALFLLAGLAGTAFLVVYIWWPWRYRLRGDIEELYTPLLGATAGIAMLGIGFGILVWGKKLLPKEISIQDRHEGAVSPDEQRITGQTMLHMVDELGVRRRPLLGVSLLAGLAPVGAAVAAPLVGGLIKDPHDGRELFTTGFAPADDNGAVTRVRLVREDGRPVRPSFLLPGGQLTVFPGIPHGVSNQYADSVTLLIHLRAADALTARENNRDIGRVDWMWGNYIAYSKICTHAGCPASLYEQQTNRLLCPCHQSQFLVTDNAKPIFGPASRRLPQLPIEVDDEGFFVATSDYQEPIGPDFWERP; encoded by the coding sequence GTGAGCGAGCACCTGACACGGCAGGGCCGGGGGCCGGTCGAGGTGACCGGTCGGAACCTGTCCCGCTTCGAGGTGGTACGCGAAGGTGCACGCCGCGACGACATCGAGATAGTCCACTACGAGCCGCAGGTCGCACCCGGCTCCCGGGCCGAGCAGCGGCTGAGCAGGACGGTGGCCGCCCTGTTCCTGCTCGCCGGGCTCGCGGGCACGGCGTTCCTGGTCGTCTACATCTGGTGGCCGTGGCGGTACCGCCTCCGCGGCGACATCGAGGAGCTCTACACCCCGCTGCTCGGCGCGACCGCGGGCATCGCCATGCTCGGTATCGGCTTCGGCATCCTGGTGTGGGGCAAGAAGCTGCTGCCCAAGGAGATATCGATCCAGGACCGGCACGAGGGGGCCGTCTCCCCCGACGAGCAGAGGATCACCGGCCAGACGATGCTGCACATGGTCGACGAACTGGGCGTCCGGCGCCGCCCCCTGCTCGGGGTCTCCCTCCTGGCCGGGCTGGCTCCGGTCGGCGCTGCCGTCGCCGCGCCACTGGTCGGTGGGCTGATCAAGGATCCGCACGACGGCCGGGAACTGTTCACCACGGGGTTCGCGCCCGCCGACGACAACGGCGCGGTCACCCGCGTCCGGCTCGTACGCGAGGACGGTCGACCGGTGCGGCCCTCGTTCCTGCTGCCCGGCGGGCAGCTCACCGTGTTTCCCGGGATCCCCCACGGTGTCAGCAACCAGTACGCCGATTCGGTCACCCTGCTCATCCACCTGCGCGCCGCAGACGCCCTGACCGCACGGGAGAACAACCGTGACATCGGTCGGGTGGACTGGATGTGGGGCAACTACATCGCCTACTCCAAGATCTGCACGCACGCCGGCTGTCCCGCCAGCCTCTACGAGCAGCAGACCAACCGGCTGCTCTGCCCGTGCCACCAGTCGCAGTTCCTCGTCACCGACAACGCCAAGCCCATCTTCGGCCCCGCCAGCCGCCGCCTGCCCCAACTGCCCATCGAGGTCGACGACGAAGGGTTCTTCGTCGCCACCTCCGACTACCAGGAGCCGATCGGCCCGGACTTCTGGGAACGCCCCTGA